In Streptococcus respiraculi, one DNA window encodes the following:
- a CDS encoding metal ABC transporter permease — protein sequence MIQEFIEGLHSFHFLQNAVVTAIVIGIVAGAVGCFIILRGLSLMGDAISHAVLPGVALSYILGINFFIGAIAFGLLASVMITYIKGNSIIKSDTAIGITFSAFLALGVILIGVANSSTDLFHILFGNILAVQDVDKWITIGVAIFVLLVILFFFKPLLITSFDPLLAKSMGMPVNAYHYLLMILLTLVSVTAMQSVGTILIVAMLITPAATAYLYANSLKTMIFLSSTLGALASIVGLFIGYSFNIAAGSSIVLTSATFFLISFLFAPKQGILMRYIKKSSHS from the coding sequence ATGATTCAAGAATTTATCGAGGGCTTGCATAGCTTTCACTTTCTGCAAAATGCTGTGGTGACCGCCATTGTCATTGGTATTGTCGCTGGAGCTGTTGGTTGCTTTATTATCTTACGGGGCTTGTCACTCATGGGAGATGCAATTTCTCATGCCGTTTTACCAGGCGTTGCTCTTTCTTATATCTTAGGCATTAACTTTTTCATCGGTGCGATTGCCTTTGGCCTTCTCGCATCGGTCATGATTACATATATCAAGGGAAATAGTATTATCAAGAGCGATACCGCTATCGGAATTACCTTCTCAGCCTTTTTGGCTCTAGGGGTTATTCTCATCGGTGTAGCCAATAGCTCGACTGATTTATTTCATATTTTATTTGGGAATATCTTGGCCGTACAAGATGTGGATAAATGGATTACAATTGGCGTCGCCATTTTCGTTCTTCTAGTCATTCTCTTCTTCTTTAAGCCACTCTTGATAACCTCTTTTGACCCCTTACTTGCAAAATCCATGGGCATGCCAGTTAATGCATACCATTATCTACTCATGATTTTGCTGACCTTGGTTTCGGTCACAGCCATGCAAAGTGTCGGAACCATTCTCATTGTTGCCATGCTGATTACACCAGCCGCTACTGCCTATCTCTATGCAAACAGTCTTAAAACCATGATTTTCCTATCCTCCACCTTGGGAGCTCTTGCTTCTATTGTTGGACTCTTTATCGGATATAGTTTTAATATTGCCGCGGGTTCCAGTATCGTGCTGACTTCAGCCACTTTCTTTTTGATAAGCTTTCTTTTTGCCCCAAAACAGGGAATCTTGATGCGCTACATCAAAAAGTCGTCTCATTCATAA
- the dtd gene encoding D-aminoacyl-tRNA deacylase, translating to MKLVIQRVSEASVAIDGKVHGHIQQGLLLLVGVGPDDCKEDVDYAVRKIANMRIFSDEEGKMNRSVQDIEGQILSISQFTLFANTKKGNRPAFTGAAAPDLANDLYKALNQALNQFVPVQTGIFAADMQVSLVNDGPVTILLDTKDR from the coding sequence ATGAAACTAGTCATCCAGCGAGTGAGTGAGGCTTCTGTAGCGATTGACGGAAAAGTTCACGGTCACATTCAGCAAGGGCTCCTTTTACTAGTCGGTGTTGGACCTGATGATTGCAAAGAAGATGTAGACTATGCAGTCAGAAAGATTGCTAATATGCGGATTTTTTCTGATGAAGAAGGAAAAATGAACCGCTCTGTGCAAGATATTGAGGGGCAAATCTTATCCATTTCGCAGTTTACCTTATTTGCGAATACGAAAAAAGGGAATCGTCCAGCCTTTACAGGAGCTGCTGCGCCAGATCTTGCAAATGACCTCTATAAGGCCTTGAATCAGGCACTAAATCAATTTGTTCCTGTCCAGACAGGAATCTTTGCGGCGGATATGCAGGTTTCGCTTGTCAATGACGGTCCAGTTACGATTTTACTGGACACTAAGGATAGATAA
- a CDS encoding metal ABC transporter ATP-binding protein, whose protein sequence is MIEIEQLSVRYHQVLALDAINLRIQGPTITGILGPNGAGKSTLLKAMLHIIDHDGKTILDGKDIRKQRGKIAYVEQKAAIDFTFPITVKECVSLGLYPKITFFERLKTSHWKKVETALDLVGLKEYADRQISELSGGQFQRVLIARCLVQEADYIFLDEPFVGIDSVSEEIIMTTLRQLKAEGKTILIVHHDLDKVKHYFDHVLLLNRKLIAFGKTETTFTKKNLQVAYGNHVILMEDEAK, encoded by the coding sequence ATGATCGAAATAGAACAACTCAGTGTCCGCTACCATCAGGTATTAGCGCTGGACGCAATCAATTTACGGATCCAAGGTCCGACTATTACAGGAATTTTAGGGCCAAATGGAGCGGGGAAATCAACTTTATTGAAGGCCATGCTCCATATTATTGACCATGACGGAAAAACAATCCTAGACGGCAAGGATATTCGTAAGCAGCGTGGAAAGATTGCCTACGTTGAGCAAAAAGCTGCGATTGACTTTACCTTTCCAATTACCGTTAAAGAATGTGTATCACTAGGTCTTTATCCTAAAATTACATTTTTTGAACGCCTAAAAACGAGCCACTGGAAAAAGGTTGAAACAGCTCTTGATTTAGTTGGCTTGAAAGAGTACGCTGACCGTCAAATTAGCGAGCTTTCCGGTGGGCAATTCCAACGCGTTCTCATCGCACGTTGCTTAGTACAGGAAGCAGATTACATCTTTCTGGATGAACCATTCGTAGGAATTGATTCTGTCAGCGAAGAAATCATAATGACCACGCTTAGACAGCTCAAGGCAGAAGGAAAAACCATTCTAATCGTCCACCATGATTTGGACAAGGTCAAACACTATTTTGACCACGTGCTTCTTCTAAACCGTAAACTCATTGCCTTTGGAAAAACAGAGACTACCTTCACCAAGAAGAATCTCCAAGTAGCCTATGGCAATCATGTGATACTAATGGAGGATGAAGCAAAATGA
- a CDS encoding metal ABC transporter substrate-binding protein, protein MKKLSILALAVFAIFGLAACSTSSNKTAEHGKLKVVTTNSIIADMTKNIAGDKIDLHSIVPVGQDPHEYEPLPEDVKKTSQADLIFYNGINLETGGNAWFTKLVQNAKKTENKDYFAVSDGVEVIYLEGQNEKGKEDPHAWLNLENGMIYAQNIAKQLIAKDPDNKETYEKNLATYLEKLSTLDKEAKEKFNNIPAEKKMIVTSEGCFKYFSKAYQVPSAYIWEINTEEEGTPDQIKSLVEKLRQTKVSSLFVESSVDDRPMKTVSKDTNIPIYEKIFTDSVAEEGEEGDSYYAMMKWNLDKIAEGLAK, encoded by the coding sequence ATGAAAAAACTCTCTATCTTAGCCCTTGCAGTCTTTGCAATTTTTGGGCTTGCAGCTTGCTCAACCAGTAGCAACAAAACAGCCGAACACGGCAAATTAAAGGTTGTCACAACCAATTCCATCATTGCCGATATGACCAAAAATATTGCAGGGGATAAAATTGATTTGCACAGTATCGTACCCGTTGGGCAAGATCCTCACGAATACGAACCCTTACCTGAAGATGTGAAAAAGACATCTCAAGCAGACCTTATTTTCTACAACGGTATTAACCTTGAGACCGGTGGAAATGCTTGGTTCACAAAATTAGTCCAGAATGCTAAGAAAACAGAAAACAAAGATTATTTTGCAGTGAGCGATGGCGTTGAAGTCATCTACCTTGAAGGACAAAATGAAAAAGGTAAGGAAGACCCGCATGCTTGGCTTAACCTAGAAAACGGTATGATTTATGCCCAAAATATTGCCAAACAATTGATTGCCAAAGACCCTGACAACAAGGAAACCTACGAAAAAAACTTAGCTACCTATCTTGAAAAACTCAGCACTCTCGACAAGGAAGCCAAAGAAAAATTCAACAACATTCCTGCTGAAAAGAAAATGATTGTCACTAGTGAAGGATGTTTCAAATACTTCTCTAAAGCCTACCAAGTCCCATCTGCTTACATTTGGGAAATCAACACAGAAGAAGAAGGCACTCCTGACCAAATCAAGAGTTTAGTAGAAAAACTACGCCAAACCAAGGTTTCTTCCCTCTTTGTTGAAAGCAGTGTTGACGATCGTCCAATGAAAACTGTCTCAAAAGATACCAATATCCCGATTTATGAAAAAATCTTCACAGACTCTGTCGCTGAAGAAGGAGAAGAAGGAGACAGCTACTACGCCATGATGAAATGGAATTTGGACAAAATCGCAGAAGGCTTAGCAAAATAG
- a CDS encoding metal-dependent transcriptional regulator: protein MTPNKEDYLKCIYEISTRTPKITNKEIAEKMQVSPPAVTEMAKRMIEEKLIQKDKQAGYLLTPLGHQTIARLYRKHRLIEVFLLEHLGYTTNQLHEEAEVLEHTVSDYFIDQLDTFLGAPQTCPHGGTIPQKDQLLTEQYQQTLEEVTQPGNYQLVRIHDSFPLLQYLEQVDLAINDTFTVQQIDTFTQNILIECKNQRIAIPFAIAKELYIEIQ from the coding sequence ATGACTCCTAATAAAGAAGATTATTTAAAGTGCATCTACGAAATTAGTACACGCACTCCCAAAATTACCAATAAAGAAATCGCTGAAAAGATGCAGGTCTCACCGCCTGCTGTAACTGAAATGGCCAAGCGAATGATTGAAGAAAAGCTGATTCAAAAAGATAAACAGGCTGGCTATCTCCTTACTCCACTAGGACACCAAACTATTGCGCGCCTTTACCGCAAACACCGCCTGATAGAGGTCTTTCTCCTTGAACACCTTGGCTATACCACCAATCAGCTCCACGAAGAAGCTGAAGTGTTGGAACATACTGTGTCTGATTACTTTATTGATCAACTAGATACCTTCCTAGGAGCCCCTCAGACTTGTCCACACGGTGGCACGATTCCCCAAAAAGATCAGCTCTTAACCGAGCAATACCAACAAACCCTAGAAGAAGTCACACAGCCTGGAAATTATCAATTGGTGCGTATCCATGATTCTTTCCCACTCCTTCAGTACCTAGAGCAGGTTGATTTAGCTATAAATGATACCTTCACCGTGCAACAAATCGATACCTTCACCCAAAACATTCTGATTGAATGCAAGAACCAACGAATTGCCATTCCCTTTGCTATTGCCAAAGAATTATACATCGAAATACAGTAA
- the prmA gene encoding 50S ribosomal protein L11 methyltransferase, whose product MWQELRVELEREGEEIVSNLLIELGAQGVAIEDTADYLDKEDLFGEIVPEKEQSDRITIVAYYPENLAIEDIKERLLERLKEVSDFLDPNTVRLEEQSLEEEDWADNWKKYYEPARITHDLTIVPSWTDYEATVGEKVIRLDPGMAFGTGTHPTTKMSLFALEQVLRGGERVLDVGTGSGVLSIASSLLGAGEIYAYDLDEVAVRVAQENIDLNAHTDNITVQTGDLLRGVELEANVIVANILADILVYLTDDAYRLLKDEGYLIMSGIIADKLDMVLEAAYRAGFFLETQMTQGEWNALVLKKTQDISGVIGG is encoded by the coding sequence ATGTGGCAGGAATTACGGGTAGAGCTTGAGCGAGAAGGTGAGGAGATTGTATCCAATCTCTTGATTGAGCTGGGAGCACAGGGCGTTGCGATTGAAGATACGGCAGATTATCTGGACAAGGAGGATTTGTTTGGTGAGATTGTGCCTGAAAAGGAGCAATCAGACCGAATTACGATTGTTGCTTACTATCCAGAAAATTTAGCAATTGAAGATATAAAGGAGCGCCTCCTTGAGCGTTTGAAAGAAGTTAGTGACTTTTTAGATCCAAATACGGTTCGCTTGGAGGAACAGTCCTTGGAAGAAGAAGACTGGGCGGACAACTGGAAGAAATACTACGAGCCGGCGCGGATTACCCACGACTTGACCATTGTGCCATCTTGGACGGACTATGAGGCGACAGTGGGTGAGAAGGTGATTCGGCTCGATCCTGGGATGGCCTTTGGAACGGGGACGCATCCGACCACCAAGATGAGCTTGTTTGCCCTTGAGCAAGTTTTGCGAGGTGGCGAGCGGGTGCTAGATGTGGGAACAGGAAGCGGTGTGCTTTCGATTGCGAGTTCTCTTCTAGGTGCGGGGGAGATTTATGCCTATGACCTTGATGAGGTTGCGGTGCGGGTCGCTCAGGAGAACATTGATCTCAATGCGCATACGGACAATATCACGGTACAAACAGGAGATTTGCTTCGTGGCGTAGAACTTGAGGCAAATGTCATTGTAGCCAATATTTTGGCAGATATTCTGGTGTATTTGACAGATGACGCTTATCGTTTGCTGAAAGACGAAGGGTATCTGATTATGAGTGGGATTATTGCGGACAAGTTGGATATGGTATTAGAAGCAGCCTATCGTGCAGGCTTCTTCTTGGAAACCCAGATGACTCAAGGGGAATGGAATGCTCTTGTTTTGAAAAAAACACAGGACATCTCAGGTGTCATAGGAGGCTAG
- a CDS encoding 16S rRNA (uracil(1498)-N(3))-methyltransferase, with amino-acid sequence MQQYFVKGEAVSSLVIEDRDTIKHMFQVMRLAKDDQVVLVFDDGIKRLARVADEEKHRFEVLDALKDQVELPVEVTIACGFPKGDKLEFLAQKTTELGASQLWGFPADWSVVKWDGKKIAKKVEKLQKIALGAAEQSKRNRVPEVNVFASKAEFLAALNQFDRILIAYEESAKAGERAALVEVLSNLRGGEKILFIFGPEGGLSLDEVAQFETKGGHKVGLGPRIMRAETAPLYALSAVSFALEMQQ; translated from the coding sequence ATGCAGCAGTATTTTGTAAAAGGTGAGGCAGTCTCAAGCCTTGTTATTGAGGACAGGGATACGATTAAGCACATGTTTCAAGTCATGCGGCTGGCAAAAGATGACCAAGTGGTGCTCGTCTTTGATGATGGTATCAAGCGCTTGGCGCGTGTGGCTGATGAAGAGAAACACCGTTTTGAGGTGCTGGACGCATTGAAAGACCAGGTTGAATTACCAGTCGAGGTGACGATTGCCTGCGGTTTTCCAAAAGGGGACAAATTAGAATTTCTCGCCCAGAAAACGACAGAGCTAGGTGCAAGTCAGCTCTGGGGCTTTCCAGCGGATTGGTCGGTAGTCAAGTGGGACGGCAAAAAGATTGCAAAAAAAGTTGAAAAACTGCAGAAAATCGCTCTTGGTGCGGCAGAGCAGAGTAAGCGTAATCGAGTGCCTGAGGTGAATGTATTTGCTAGTAAGGCGGAATTTCTAGCGGCGCTTAATCAGTTTGATAGGATTCTGATTGCCTATGAAGAGTCGGCTAAGGCAGGTGAGCGGGCGGCTTTGGTAGAAGTTCTATCAAACCTTAGAGGCGGTGAAAAGATTCTTTTTATCTTTGGGCCTGAAGGTGGATTGTCGCTTGATGAAGTCGCACAATTTGAAACAAAAGGCGGCCACAAGGTCGGTCTTGGTCCACGTATTATGCGAGCAGAAACCGCTCCGCTCTATGCTCTATCAGCAGTGAGTTTTGCTTTAGAAATGCAACAATAA
- a CDS encoding GIY-YIG nuclease family protein, whose product MYHRSKNINIFLMDGDVTGRMKCTLSNWTGVLYKIPRIQLATLKERDELKQSGIYFLFGKDDETQQDITYIGQATTRKNGEGVLLRVQEHTRDSHADYFNDVIILTTQNNSFGSTEISYLENSFTNLAKEAGRFIVKNGNEPNPGHVTEEKQAELDEIIEYATMIIGTLGYKLFVPIIRKESVFSEKQQEDEQLLHLKRRTKKSKQQIQATCKRTTEGFVVLKGSMVDLIDAPHLSESVKELREELVKRNVIQDGILQQNQLFNSASTAAMFVLGMSANGRTEWKNQVGLSLKELEEQEISK is encoded by the coding sequence ATGTATCATCGTAGTAAAAATATCAATATTTTTCTAATGGATGGAGATGTTACAGGGAGAATGAAGTGCACCTTGTCCAATTGGACAGGAGTCCTGTATAAAATTCCTCGCATTCAACTTGCGACCCTCAAAGAACGGGACGAATTGAAACAAAGCGGCATTTATTTTTTGTTTGGCAAGGACGATGAGACCCAACAAGATATTACTTATATTGGCCAAGCAACCACTCGGAAAAATGGTGAAGGTGTCCTATTGCGTGTGCAGGAGCATACTAGAGACTCTCATGCCGATTATTTCAACGATGTCATTATTTTGACAACGCAAAACAATTCATTCGGTTCAACTGAAATTAGCTATTTGGAAAATTCGTTTACCAACCTTGCCAAGGAAGCTGGGCGATTTATCGTTAAAAATGGTAATGAGCCTAATCCAGGTCATGTGACAGAAGAGAAGCAAGCGGAGTTAGACGAAATTATTGAATATGCGACGATGATTATTGGGACATTAGGCTATAAGCTATTTGTACCGATTATTCGGAAAGAATCTGTCTTTTCTGAAAAACAGCAGGAAGACGAGCAACTGCTTCATTTGAAACGAAGGACAAAGAAATCCAAGCAGCAAATTCAAGCGACCTGCAAGCGAACTACGGAAGGGTTTGTCGTCTTAAAAGGCAGTATGGTGGATCTAATTGACGCTCCTCATCTTTCTGAATCGGTGAAGGAACTAAGAGAAGAGTTGGTGAAAAGGAATGTGATTCAAGATGGCATTTTGCAACAAAATCAACTTTTCAATAGTGCTTCAACAGCAGCTATGTTTGTACTTGGTATGAGTGCGAACGGACGGACAGAATGGAAAAACCAAGTGGGGCTCAGCTTGAAAGAACTAGAGGAACAAGAAATCAGCAAGTAA
- a CDS encoding RelA/SpoT family protein: protein MKEINLTGEDVIALTAQYMPEEDVAFVRKALDYAVEAHSQQFRQSGEPYIIHPIQVAGILAGLQLDAVTVACGFLHDVVEDTDITLDEMEAEFGSDVRMIVDGVTKLGKVEYKSHEEQLAENHRKMLIAMSKDMRVILVKLADRLHNMRTLKHLRKEKQERISRETMEIYAPLAHRLGISSIKWELEDMAFRYLNETEFYKITHLMTEKRREREALVNEVVDKIREFASEHHLHGHIYGRPKHIYSIYRKMHDKKKRFDQLYDLIAIRCIMETPSDVYAMLGYIHELWRPMPGRFKDYIANPKANGYQSIHTTVYGPKGPIEFQIRTAEMHQVAEYGVAAHWAYKRGGKAMASQQELKWINNLIELQADAGDAQTFVDSVKDDIFTERIYVFTPDGSVRELPKDSVPIDFAYEIHTKIGEKATGAKVNGRMVPLTTKLKTGDQVEIITSANSFGPSRDWVNLVKTHKARNKIRQFFKNQDKELSITKGREMVQTLLQEHGYVANQYLDRKHLDDVLQKTSYKTDDALFAAVGFGEISAMAVFNRLTEKERREAERAKAKAVADELVNGGEVKQDNKDSLKIRHEGGVVIEGASGLLIRLAKCCNPVPGDEITGYITKGRGVAVHRADCMNLKSQENYEVRLIDVSWEDEPSSKEYMANIDIYGLNRSGLLNDVLKVLTNSSKNISSVNAQPTKDMKFATIHVSFGIPNLATLTSVVDKIKSVPEVYSVKRTNG from the coding sequence ATGAAAGAAATCAATCTAACAGGAGAAGATGTCATTGCTCTGACGGCCCAGTATATGCCGGAAGAGGATGTAGCCTTTGTTCGCAAGGCGCTGGATTATGCCGTTGAAGCGCATAGTCAGCAGTTTCGTCAATCAGGCGAGCCTTACATTATCCACCCGATTCAGGTGGCGGGGATTTTGGCCGGTTTGCAACTTGATGCGGTGACGGTTGCGTGTGGCTTTTTGCATGATGTGGTCGAAGATACCGATATTACACTAGATGAAATGGAAGCAGAGTTCGGCTCTGATGTACGCATGATTGTAGACGGCGTGACCAAGCTCGGTAAGGTTGAGTACAAGTCGCATGAAGAACAGTTGGCTGAAAATCATCGCAAGATGTTGATTGCTATGTCTAAGGACATGCGTGTCATCTTGGTCAAACTGGCAGACCGTTTGCACAATATGCGGACCTTGAAGCATCTGCGTAAAGAAAAGCAAGAGCGCATTTCACGTGAAACAATGGAAATCTATGCACCGCTCGCCCACCGTTTGGGGATCTCTTCCATCAAGTGGGAATTGGAAGATATGGCCTTTCGCTATCTGAATGAGACGGAATTTTACAAGATTACGCATCTCATGACGGAAAAGCGTAGGGAACGGGAAGCCTTGGTTAATGAGGTAGTCGATAAGATTCGTGAATTTGCGAGTGAACATCATCTCCATGGGCATATCTATGGTCGTCCCAAGCACATTTATTCGATTTATCGGAAAATGCACGACAAGAAGAAGCGTTTTGATCAACTTTATGATTTGATTGCCATTCGCTGTATTATGGAAACACCAAGTGATGTGTACGCGATGTTGGGGTATATCCATGAGTTGTGGCGTCCGATGCCGGGGCGATTTAAGGATTATATTGCAAATCCTAAGGCAAATGGTTATCAGTCAATTCATACGACAGTTTATGGTCCTAAGGGGCCGATTGAATTTCAAATTCGAACAGCAGAGATGCACCAGGTGGCAGAATATGGGGTTGCAGCGCACTGGGCCTATAAGCGCGGGGGCAAGGCTATGGCTAGCCAGCAGGAGCTCAAATGGATCAATAATTTAATTGAATTGCAGGCAGATGCAGGAGATGCGCAGACCTTTGTTGATTCTGTAAAAGACGATATTTTTACAGAACGAATCTATGTCTTTACACCAGACGGATCGGTGAGGGAACTTCCAAAAGATTCGGTGCCAATTGACTTTGCCTATGAAATTCATACTAAGATTGGAGAGAAGGCCACAGGAGCCAAGGTCAATGGCCGTATGGTGCCTTTGACAACCAAGCTAAAAACAGGTGACCAAGTCGAGATTATCACAAGTGCCAATTCTTTTGGTCCTAGTCGTGACTGGGTCAATTTGGTTAAAACCCATAAGGCGCGAAATAAAATCCGTCAATTTTTCAAAAACCAAGACAAGGAACTATCCATTACCAAGGGGCGTGAAATGGTGCAAACGCTCTTACAAGAGCACGGTTATGTGGCCAATCAGTATCTTGACCGCAAGCACCTAGATGATGTCCTACAAAAAACAAGTTATAAGACAGATGATGCTCTTTTTGCAGCTGTTGGCTTCGGAGAAATTTCTGCCATGGCTGTCTTTAACCGTTTAACAGAAAAAGAGCGCAGAGAAGCAGAACGGGCCAAGGCAAAAGCGGTAGCAGATGAATTGGTGAATGGTGGAGAAGTTAAACAAGACAATAAGGATAGTCTAAAGATTCGCCACGAAGGTGGGGTTGTCATAGAAGGGGCTTCTGGGCTCTTGATTCGCCTTGCCAAGTGTTGTAATCCAGTACCAGGTGATGAGATTACAGGCTACATTACAAAAGGACGCGGTGTGGCAGTTCACCGTGCGGACTGTATGAACCTGAAAAGTCAGGAAAACTATGAAGTACGTCTGATTGATGTATCGTGGGAAGATGAGCCATCCAGTAAGGAATATATGGCCAATATTGATATTTATGGTCTCAACCGCTCAGGTCTTCTCAACGATGTCTTAAAAGTCTTGACCAATTCGAGCAAGAATATCTCTTCTGTCAATGCGCAACCGACAAAGGATATGAAATTTGCGACCATTCACGTCTCCTTTGGGATTCCAAATCTAGCAACCTTGACCAGCGTTGTGGATAAGATTAAGTCTGTGCCAGAAGTGTATTCGGTCAAACGGACAAATGGGTAG
- a CDS encoding STM3941 family protein, protein MNQPIIVTSKKSRYCVLSILSLFMTLLSGLCIFAYSSELHLPILSLVFILVGVIGVAFFGWSFAFYTKRIFAKQLPPILIVDDTGITDKSSAIAIGFIPWEDIMYIHLQPHLNQTYISVTLADNDKYLAKMNAFQKYSSKANLKMGFPLINIILTTSSQTPQQVYYAILHQYGDKFIQ, encoded by the coding sequence ATGAACCAACCAATCATTGTGACAAGCAAGAAAAGCCGCTATTGTGTCTTGAGTATCCTTTCCTTATTTATGACCTTGCTATCAGGCCTCTGCATTTTTGCCTATTCTAGTGAGCTACACCTTCCCATTCTGTCCTTGGTGTTCATTTTGGTTGGTGTGATTGGAGTTGCTTTTTTCGGCTGGTCCTTTGCGTTTTATACAAAACGCATCTTTGCTAAACAACTCCCTCCCATTCTCATCGTTGATGATACGGGCATAACAGACAAGTCTTCTGCCATTGCGATTGGCTTTATTCCGTGGGAGGATATCATGTATATCCACCTCCAACCCCATCTCAATCAGACTTATATCTCTGTTACCCTAGCAGACAACGACAAGTATTTGGCAAAGATGAATGCTTTTCAAAAATATAGTTCCAAGGCAAACCTCAAAATGGGCTTCCCCTTGATTAACATCATCTTGACAACTAGCAGCCAAACTCCTCAACAGGTTTACTACGCGATTCTTCATCAATACGGAGATAAGTTTATACAATAA